From a region of the Mytilus galloprovincialis chromosome 3, xbMytGall1.hap1.1, whole genome shotgun sequence genome:
- the LOC143067300 gene encoding uncharacterized protein LOC143067300 yields the protein MMFKTLFSEHQLFYANNDLSYAKDINELPDELLARIFRYLHPIKDELPLLAFVCSKWRDVLQTHGILWRQIHVDPNYFAMYHFSLLCSMFRNYGYHIQRLSWRESSPVFRSVFSLIPTLSNLRSLRLPILWTPEVLHKLSTLSNLEQVQINGGYELTDDELEQIMVYFPNLREISLNACWRITSIGVKRLLSKLPFLETVKLKLNSGLDINDRRSDDAIARGFGIARNIVDNSTVHLVKVLCIHFLPIEVDELWEIVNKLPCLKKLSISNCEYIHGVRLLSDSLVKVCLHNLWNVLFVSLDISSLRFLTVDVGLASIEHLEVTSDNLRKVTVNGSNVLRTMKIKSQKLTFLELKQCEEIEMRSFKETLRNNDKLVCLRLGCISHDSLTLDEYTVPNLQELCLLGDFACETLHIRSPTLRFIHVEAEMDIVTLNHMYITANHLCRVALVGMPALKTLTIQCVSVDSIEMNLCSDDQLNLESCVIHAMNAIGFLRFFDCNVNLLCISTPLVKTVVLYRCQMTDYTLQMVLAGCTKIAHLNLEKCRRVTNVAIASPPLKFLNMYGCNDLLQLSLNNCPQMIAVNLGQCPNVKLFIRGIEQDLTALCTSLQIVHPKEFVRWSHDFPPKPYICPIEY from the exons ATGATGTTCAAAACCTTATTTAGTGAACATCAATTGTTTTACGCTAATAACGATCTAAGTTATGCAAAGGACATCAATGAATTACCAGACGAACTTTTGGCGCGTATTTTCCGTTATCTTCATCCAATCAAGGACGAATTACCACTTCTAGCATTTGTTTGCTCTAAATGGCGGGATGTTTTGCAAACACATGGTATTCTATGGAGACAAATTCATGTTGATCCGAACTATTTCGCAATGTATCATTTTAGTCTGCTTTGTTCCATGTTTCGTAATTACGGATATCATATTCAAAGGCTCAGTTGGCGGGAAAGCTCTCCAGTGTTTCGCAGTGTGTTTTCACTGATACCAACGCTTAGTAATTTAAGAAGTCTCCGATTGCCTATTCTATGGACACCTGAAGTATTACATAAATTGTCTACCCTATCCAATCTCGAGCAAGTTCAAATAAATGGTGGCTATGAATTAACAGATGACGAACTTGAACAAATTATGGTGTACTTCCCAAACCTGAGAGAGATTTCCCTTAATGCTTGTTGGAGAATAACTTCTATTGGAGTGAAAAGATTGCTGTCAAAACTTCCTTTCCTAGAAACTGTAAAACTGAAACTAAATTCTGGATTAGATATAAACGACAGAAGAAGTGATGATGCAATTGCAAGAGGGTTTGGAATTGCACGTAACATTGTTGACAACAGCACTGTACACTTGGTTAAAGTTCTCTGCATCCATTTCTTACCTATTGAAGTGGATGAACTATGGGAAATAGTGAATAAGTTACCATGCTTGAAGAAACTTAGTATAAGCAACTGTGAG TACATCCACGGTGTTAGACTGCTGTCCGATTCCTTAGTAAAGGTATGTCTGCACAACCTTTGGAACGTTTTATTTGTCAGTCTGGACATTTCGTCTCTACGATTCCTTACCGTTGATGTAGGTTTGGCGTCTATAGAACACTTAGAAGTTACATCGGATAATCTAAGGAAGGTTACTGTCAATGGAAGTAATGTTCTACGAACCATGAAAATCAAAAGTCAGAAGTTAACTTTTCTAGAATTGAAACAGTGCGAAGAAATTGAGATGAGGTCATTCAAGGAGACTCTGAGAAACAACGACAAACTGGTATGTCTACGTTTAGGGTGTATATCACATGACAGTCTGACACTCGATGAATACACAGTACCAAATTTGCAGGAACTTTGTCTGCTTGGAGATTTTGCATGCGAGACTCTGCATATACGAAGTCCAACTTTAAGATTCATTCATGTGGAAGCAGAGATGGATATCGTGACCTTGAATCATATGTACATTACAGCAAATCATTTATGTAGAGTAGCCTTAGTTGGGATGCCAGCGTTGAAAACGCTCACAATTCAATGCGTTAGTGTGGATTCGATTGAAATGAATCTCTGTAGTGATGATCAGTTGAATCTAGAATCCTGTGTGATTCATGCAATGAATGCAATAGGATTTCTCCGATTCTTTGACTGTAATGTAAACCTTCTATGCATCTCTACCCCGCTAGTAAAGACAGTTGTTTTATACCGATGTCAAATGACGGATTACACGCTTCAAATGGTTTTGGCGGGATGCACAAAGATTGCTCATTTGAATCTAGAAAAATGTCGACGAGTTACAAATGTGGCCATAGCGTCGCCCcctttgaaatttttgaatatGTATGGCTGTAATGATTTACTCCAGTTGTCACTAAACAACTGCCCTCAGATGATAGCTGTTAATCTTGGCCAATGTCCAAATGTGAAATTATTCATTAGAGGTATCGAGCAAGATCTGACAGCACTCTGTACCTCTCTTCAGATTGTACACCCGAAGGAATTTGTTCGATGGAGCCACGACTTTCCACCAAAACCATATATTTGTCCAATTGAATATTAA